Proteins encoded in a region of the Shewanella polaris genome:
- a CDS encoding DUF5655 domain-containing protein has translation MNEIPAPEQSQWRNLEQSSGKSQLQWLELANSQSFSKHSELVNWLKSEFSIGHGNANLIAHWAKQAAAGGEPSQDDLLAAQYSDAKMVLKPIYDALIEYVQSLGNDVELSPKKAYVSLRRNKQFALLQPSTTTRFDLGLNLKDVEPEGILEASGSFNAMCSHHIRISSTADIDHRVKHWLAEAYCRG, from the coding sequence TTGAATGAAATACCCGCACCAGAGCAGAGCCAGTGGCGTAATTTGGAGCAAAGCAGTGGTAAAAGTCAATTGCAGTGGCTTGAACTGGCCAATAGCCAAAGCTTTAGCAAACACAGCGAATTGGTGAATTGGCTAAAAAGCGAATTTAGTATTGGTCATGGTAATGCCAACCTGATTGCCCACTGGGCCAAGCAGGCTGCGGCCGGTGGTGAACCCAGCCAGGATGATCTATTGGCGGCACAATACAGCGATGCCAAAATGGTATTAAAACCGATTTATGATGCCCTTATCGAGTACGTTCAAAGCCTTGGCAATGATGTAGAACTGAGCCCGAAAAAAGCCTATGTCAGCCTGAGGCGGAACAAGCAGTTTGCTTTGTTACAACCCTCAACAACCACACGATTTGATCTTGGTTTGAATTTAAAAGATGTTGAGCCTGAGGGCATATTGGAAGCATCGGGCAGTTTTAATGCTATGTGCAGTCATCATATTCGTATCAGCTCAACCGCCGACATCGACCATAGGGTTAAACACTGGCTGGCTGAAGCATATTGTCGTGGCTGA
- a CDS encoding AAA family ATPase: protein MSIKSIQKLKQFGIFQNHTNSNAKDFGKYNLFYGWNGSGKSTLSGVFRCIENKAHSIRFPSSEFSVSLNGEAAITQANIAESDLNVYTFNQDFIDENISWNSVVKSILLVDKEKIEEREKLEELKKKQKSDSEVHNKEAEAIKKLNTAVSKFGTSSARHMKTSLQSIDTTDSYYLNYDKRKFEAFITANHEATKADEPLLDDDKIIELTNAAKPDQKSTITFTPQTINQETFSKAKERLEDLLKTSVVSETIQRLVEYGDIRSWIETGLELHKRHDTNECEFCGNTITEVRIKQLEAHFNDDYKAFQDRLVRADGWLVSQYVQSPVLPSASDFYEEFKKEYIDSCSALEKAITTLNEDIATWHSVLKEKTGNPLETGLIVDIINKSSVTAFNDAMTAIGKVVGKHNHKSGNFEVETKKAKKQLELHYATTEVKDFGYHEKKKEVTRRTAENTTLKTTINSLDSEIRWLEDSLSNEGLGADQFNESLHKFLGRSELTLRFNPSNKGYEILRNDSDLVEGNLSEGEKTAIAFVYFITKLKENDNKMENTIVVVDDPVSSFDSNHLFHSYSFLRSNCDKAKQLFVFTHNFTYFKLMRDWFEGVNRNRQRKNPPKVPNAFFYTIQTTTSTPRSSTFMDADLSLVKYNSEYHYIFSKLYAFKDSSTLSRDDAFLTANLARKLLESFFSFKFPKHRSDISQLMTCGLNGCETTDEATKEKIYRFINKYSHSAVIEINEDSSENLLGESQNVIGDIFTWLHEVDEVHYNEMVEVVT, encoded by the coding sequence ATGTCAATAAAAAGTATACAAAAACTAAAGCAGTTCGGTATCTTTCAGAATCATACTAATTCCAATGCCAAAGATTTCGGAAAATACAACTTGTTTTATGGTTGGAACGGTAGCGGTAAATCTACTCTTTCAGGTGTATTCAGATGCATCGAAAACAAAGCTCATTCGATAAGGTTTCCTTCCTCAGAATTCTCAGTTTCACTTAATGGCGAGGCAGCGATTACACAAGCGAATATTGCCGAATCTGATCTAAACGTGTACACATTTAATCAAGACTTTATTGATGAAAATATCTCATGGAATAGTGTTGTTAAAAGCATTTTACTTGTAGATAAAGAAAAAATTGAAGAACGTGAAAAACTAGAGGAACTAAAGAAGAAGCAAAAATCTGATTCCGAAGTGCATAACAAAGAAGCTGAAGCAATTAAGAAGCTGAATACAGCTGTCTCAAAATTCGGTACTAGTAGCGCACGGCACATGAAAACTAGCCTTCAGTCGATAGACACCACTGATAGCTATTACCTGAACTATGATAAGCGAAAGTTTGAAGCATTTATTACTGCAAATCATGAAGCCACTAAGGCAGACGAGCCGCTTTTAGATGACGACAAGATTATTGAATTGACCAATGCGGCTAAGCCAGATCAAAAGAGTACTATCACCTTCACACCGCAAACCATCAATCAGGAAACTTTCAGCAAGGCTAAAGAACGCCTTGAAGACCTTTTAAAAACCAGTGTGGTTAGTGAAACCATTCAGAGGCTTGTCGAATATGGTGATATAAGATCTTGGATTGAAACTGGTCTTGAGCTTCATAAGCGCCATGATACAAACGAGTGTGAATTTTGTGGTAATACAATCACTGAAGTAAGAATTAAACAACTTGAAGCTCATTTCAATGACGATTACAAAGCCTTTCAAGACCGACTTGTTAGAGCTGATGGATGGCTTGTCAGTCAATATGTTCAATCACCTGTACTTCCCAGTGCAAGTGATTTCTACGAAGAATTTAAAAAGGAATACATTGACTCTTGCTCCGCGTTGGAAAAAGCAATAACCACGTTGAACGAAGATATAGCAACATGGCACAGTGTTCTAAAGGAAAAGACTGGTAATCCGCTAGAAACAGGGTTAATCGTTGATATCATCAATAAATCGTCTGTAACAGCATTTAATGATGCAATGACCGCTATTGGTAAGGTTGTTGGAAAGCACAACCACAAGTCAGGAAATTTCGAAGTAGAAACAAAAAAAGCTAAGAAGCAACTTGAGCTTCACTATGCTACTACTGAAGTTAAGGACTTTGGCTACCACGAAAAGAAAAAGGAAGTTACTCGCCGAACAGCCGAAAACACTACGCTAAAAACAACAATAAACAGCCTAGATTCGGAAATTCGATGGCTTGAAGATTCACTTTCAAACGAAGGTCTTGGAGCTGACCAGTTTAACGAATCACTTCACAAATTCCTTGGTCGTAGTGAATTAACTCTTCGCTTTAATCCATCAAATAAAGGTTATGAAATACTTAGGAACGATTCTGATCTAGTCGAGGGGAACTTGAGTGAGGGTGAAAAAACAGCCATAGCGTTTGTTTACTTCATCACCAAGTTAAAGGAAAACGATAACAAAATGGAAAACACTATTGTTGTCGTAGATGATCCTGTATCAAGCTTTGATTCAAATCACCTCTTTCATTCGTATTCATTTCTTCGTAGCAATTGTGATAAAGCCAAGCAGTTGTTTGTATTTACACATAATTTTACTTATTTTAAATTAATGCGTGATTGGTTCGAAGGGGTAAATCGCAATAGACAAAGAAAGAATCCACCTAAAGTTCCTAATGCTTTTTTTTATACAATTCAAACTACAACATCTACCCCACGTAGCTCAACTTTTATGGACGCAGATCTTAGTTTGGTGAAGTATAACTCGGAATACCATTACATATTTTCAAAATTATACGCATTTAAGGATAGCTCCACATTATCGAGAGACGACGCCTTTTTAACAGCGAACCTTGCACGAAAGCTGCTTGAATCATTTTTTAGCTTTAAATTCCCAAAGCACCGAAGTGATATATCACAACTTATGACTTGTGGATTAAATGGTTGTGAAACAACAGATGAAGCTACAAAAGAAAAGATTTACCGGTTTATAAATAAGTATTCTCATAGTGCTGTTATTGAAATTAACGAGGATTCTTCAGAAAACCTTCTTGGTGAAAGCCAAAATGTGATTGGTGATATTTTCACTTGGCTTCATGAAGTTGACGAAGTTCATTACAACGAAATGGTCGAGGTTGTTACGTGA